Proteins encoded by one window of Glycine soja cultivar W05 chromosome 15, ASM419377v2, whole genome shotgun sequence:
- the LOC114388328 gene encoding polyadenylate-binding protein-interacting protein 9-like — protein sequence MAAVAEIPADANKMDSKPKAESEFSVQKLVDMFTKLNPLAKEFFPSSYSPNHDNRFQGFNQLSPTHFLVSTKPSADENFPNNRRRRNSFNQGRRKVSGRSLKAQREDSIRRTVYVSEIDQHVTEERLAALFSSCGQVIDCRICGDPHSVLRFAFVEFADEYGARTALNLGGTVLGYYPVRVLPSKTAILPVNPTFLPRSDDEREMCARTVYCTNIDKKVSQAEVKNFFESACGEVMRLRLLGDHVHSTRIAFVEFAMAESAIIALNCSGMLLGTQPIRVSPSKTPVRPRVTRPASH from the exons ATGGCTGCGGTTGCTGAGATTCCCGCTGATGCCAACAAAATGGACTCAAAACCTAAGGCTGAATCTGAATTCAGTGTGCAGAAGCTGGTTGACATGTTCACAAAGTTGAATCCTTTGGCGAAGGAGTTTTTCCCTTCATCATATTCTCCCAATCATGATAATCGCTTTCAGGGCTTTAATCAGCTCTCACCAACCCACTTTCTGGTCAGCACTAAGCCCTCTGCTGATGAGAATTTCCCGAACAATCGAAGG AGAAGAAATAGTTTTAACCAAGGAAGGAGAAAGGTGAGTGGAAGATCACTAAAGGCTCAGAGAGAAGATAGCATTAGAAGAACAGTATATGTTTCTGAGATTGATCAGCAT GTTACTGAGGAGCGGCTTGCTGCTTTATTCAGCAGCTGTGGACAA GTAATTGATTGCCGAATTTGTGGTGATCCACATTCTGTTCTCCGTTTTGCTTTTGTTGAGTTTGCAGATGAGT ATGGTGCAAGGACCGCTCTAAATCTTGGTGGTACTGTGCTTGGATACTATCCAGTCAGGGTTCTTCCTTCAAAAACTGCCATTCTTCCAGTGAATCCTACATTCCTCCCTAGG TCAGATGATGAGCGTGAAATGTGTGCCCGGACTGTCTATTGTACAAATATTGATAAAAAG GTTTCTCAAGCTGAAGTGAAGAATTTTTTTGAATCAGCTTGTGGCGAG GTTATGCGCCTGAGGCTCTTGGGGGACCACGTGCATTCAACTCGAATTGCTTTTGTGGAATTTGCAATG GCTGAAAGTGCTATTATTGCACTAAACTGTAGTGGGATGCTCTTGGGGACCCAGCCAATAAG GGTGAGTCCTTCAAAGACTCCAGTGAGGCCAAGGGTCACTCGTCCGGCGTCTCATTAA
- the LOC114386242 gene encoding uncharacterized protein LOC114386242, giving the protein MAKMKGSETPGRTSFGSFSGRRTRGLGRALARVIGRGRQDKHDAIDVARRRRPTASARRQHVHIVVDEGVPQVIEDVLHMADDVPQTSKDAPQMTSDVDATVAEDLGRDSAKGSHADEGFPGGLHDPSVLTSFAKHECLELNLVSHERKVVLIGRPVPEIEGLVTTTRLSPLIGCSVVTDDPGLISVFMERCHRETNTFHLPVGELTITLDDVLSLLYLSISDAFHNFEALSMDEAIFLLMELLEVSGEEARVETVQARGT; this is encoded by the exons ATGGCAAAGATGAAAGGTTCTGAAACTCCTGGAAGAACTTCTTTTGGTAGCttctccggaagaag aacacgaggtttaggtcgtgcttTAGCTAGGGTTATAGGGCGAGGTAGACAGGATAAGCATGATGCAATTGATGTTGCCCGGAGACGTAGGCCTACTGCATCAGCCCGTAGGCAACATGTACATATTGTGGTTGATGAGGGTGTTCCTCAAGTGATTGAGGATGTCCTTCATATGGCTGACGATGTTCCTCAGACGAGTAAAGATGCGCCTCAGATGACTTCGGACGTAGATGCGACTGTTGCAGAGGACTTAGGTCGTGATAGTGCTAAGGGGTCACATGCTGAtgagggattccctggtgggCTCCATGACCCATCAGTTCTGACTTCATTTGCGAAGCAT gagTGTCTTGAGCTGAATTTGGTGTCGCACGAGAGGAAGGTGGTGTTAATTGGaaggccagtgcctgagattgaagggCTGGTTACCACCACAAGATTAAGTCCATTGATCGGGTGTTCAGTTGTAACCGacgatcctggacttatatccgtATTTATGGAGAGGTGCCACAGGGAGACCaacaccttccaccttccagtAGGAGAGTTGACGATCACACTAGATGATGTGTTGTCGCTCCTCTATCTCTCTATCAGTGACGCCTTCCACAACTTCGAGGCTCTTTCCATGGACGAGGCAATATTTTTGTTGATGGAGTTGCTTGAGGTGTCCGGTGAGGAGGCTAGAGTCGAGACAGTACAAGCGCGCGGGACATAG